The sequence CAAACAGGTTTAACAACCCTAGAGTGATATTTTCACAAATAAGCAAAAGTATGAAGAAGTAAATGAATCACTGAAATATTGAGAAACAGCTCATCTAAAGCTTCACATTAACAAAACTTGGACGTTAATACAGTTTAACGTCCATGACAGATGAACCGGGCTAATGTGAGCCCTCAGGCTCTGATTTATGTACTCAAAATCGAGTCTATAAAAATATCAGGAAACCTGATTTGTGCCCACATATCGAAGTCAACAGTCCACTGAGTCCTTAGGAAACAGGATCTCTGTCGGATTTAAATATCCCTAATTTAAGTGGATATTAGcctgtttttctcccatttttaccCAATCCTTATAGAGCAGACAGCCGTGTTTTGCAGCctgaggccccgtccacacggagacaaattcaggagtatacgcgaaagttttttgtcgtatcggcgtgtcatccacacggaaacggcattttgggtgactgtaaacgatactttttgaaaacgggtcccagagtgcacaaatccgtaaacaactaccgttttgtctctgtgtggatggctaactgcatctttcttgaaacgattacatcataCATGGTGCAGCTCTCCAAGACGCCTGTGTGGGTCTGGCCAAAACAACTATGGCAttttacagggttgtgtttgtgctgcagaagcttctgagcttattatggcttttacagaaagATCTGCAACGTCTTTATGGCAGTTTATTTGACTAATCGCCagtaaattaataaattaaaaaagtgtgCACTTTGACTCTGCTGCAAGGTGTGTCTTATCCCCTCTGACCTAATTTACCACTCACAACAACATCTGATTGGCTTGATGTCACAGAGGTATTAGCCAATGGACAGTGAGGCTtgagtgccactgacacagtgagaatTCGGCGTCACTTCCCATTTTCCtcctgctctgtgctgtttcttgTGTTCACAGATGCATATCAATTACAAATATCAGTGATATGTCTCATTAACTTTTAATAATTGGTATCTGTATTGGCCCTGAAAACCAATATATGTTTACCCCTACATTACATGCATGAAGGTTGCAGTGGTAATTGCTCACAGTAAGATTCCTGAATATTTTCTGCTGCCTAACTTTACATGTAAAGTTTACTAGAggcttgaagaaaaaaataactagGTAAAAGTTGCAGGGAGAATGAAAAACTCAGCTGTTTACATTCACACGTGCAGCTTTGTGAACTTAATCATTAAACTCAAGTGTTGACTTTTCTTTAATATTCTAACCCTCTGTTTCTCTCGCTCACAGCTGATCTGAAGAGGACTATAGCTGTTTTACTGGATGATATCTTGACGCGGCTGGTTAAACTGGAGGGGAAAATTGAGCTGGTGGCCAATACCTCTTCCACTAACACCTCCCATGCAGCAGGGGGCGTCCTTGCCTCTGCTCCTGCTGCCCTCCAGAAATCCTCGAAGCATGAGACAGCTGGCAGCCATCCAGGGACTTCACGCCTTCACCCGCATATCCCAAACAGGCCGCGACCACATCAAGTAGTATAGTgtagacagattttttttttttttcattttcagcacAACAGCTTCCATCACTGATGTAATCACATCAGATCAATGAAAAGCAATACTGGGATGTACGGACgtctgttaacttaaaaatatgGACACTGAAGAAATGTCCTCTACACTCAGAGGGAAGAAAAGGACTTCTGTATGCTCTGCCCTATCACATGCtgatttgtatttattttttaccaggACCgttaagcacattttaaaatatatttgcatTTCTCATTTTATCTGGcttaattttgccttttttgaatgccatatttaaatcttttgaCTGTTTTAGCTTAAACAAAGAGGTATAAACCCTCTGAAGCTGGTTCTCATATGCCTCATCATAACAAACTGCTTCTTATTCTCACTTTTCAATATTGTAACCATTGTTAAAAACATCTATAAACATATCAAAATGCTGAACAAAACAATATACTCACAGTTAGGAGTAGATAAATATCCAATAGAGCTGGTGCAGTTTCTCACTACTATAATACTACTCTACTTTTAGTCTACACATCCACAGTAATTTGAAGGATAATTCAGAGATAATCCAAAGAATGTTATTTGCACTGCATTTGAAGGAAGTAAAGTTCTGTAATTATAATGTACTGCAAGACTGTTTTGAGGTTTGTTGCAGATGATGACTGGATGATGCAAATCCGCTGCCAAACATGAGTGGAGTGTGCTTTGTTTAGATCCAATGTTTCCCCTGCCAGCTGTCCAGAAATCTTTCATTTAGGTCTGGAACAGATTGAATGTACTGTGTAGTCAGTCTTTAGCCTTGTAATGCTGTTAAGTAGACTGACCCACTCCTTACACATGTTCAGGGTTCATGTTGCACTGTGACTCTATAGAGATTTTCTAAAAATACTAGGCTcatccatccttgactttgaggATATTTGAAGGCTGTGGACATGGCACTATGAAGTACTCCTTCTCTATGCCTTTCTTTCGGTCCTGAATATTGTCtgtaaaacaagaaatatgTTGGCCAATAATTTCATAAAACTGCTTGGGGAATGTATGAGACAATGCCGGCATGGGTGTTTCATGAAAtattaggaaaaaaaactgcttcATATTGTTGTTTCAAACACATGAATGTGAAGGCCTTTAGACTTGATTGTCACACTGTTGGTTGACTGTGTCTATATTGAGTGATGCCATAAATGTACTTTGCTTTATAAGGTAGAGGAGATGGTGATCCAGTCAGCTGCTGTGGGATAGATTTACTAATAAATAGACTGTATGGATATATATTCTCCCCCTGTTTATTTTTGCTAATCAGGTCTTGGACTTAAAGCAAGTGGTTTCAGAGACTTGTCTTATTATATCTGTTACAAAGCAGCATCTcaagtttgtttattttatcaaatGTTTAGCAGGTATGATGGGAGTGTGTCTCAAAGACAATTCTAACTCTACAACTTAACACCTAGTAAAGTTCTGtataaagaaaaggaaattagGCACTTCTGTTAAACCTTTTATTTTAGGATATTTTCAAATTCCCTTTCTTAGAATTTGTCAAGGTAAGAGATTACAATCTTACATTTAAAgatcctgtgaggaacttttacTCCGTGTTGATTCTGTGGGCAATGAAGTGCATTTTATGTCTTTGCTATCTGGTACTACACATTGGAAAGTCAAGTATGACAAAAAGAACATTACACTATAAAGGGCCATCCCCatactgttgccacaaagttgcaAGCATAAcaatgtccaaaatgtcttggtatgctgaaatgttaagattggccttcactggagttAAGAGGCCTAGCCCACACCCTGACAACGACTCCATTATCCTTCCTTAACCAAACTTCAGCTGGCACAATGTagtcagacaggtaacattCTCCAGCCATCCTCCTAACACTGACtcatccatctgactgccaaatagAGAAGCGTgttttgtcactccacagaacacgtttccactgcttcacagtccaGAATAGGTGcgctttaaaccagtggttctcaactggtggttggggacccaaaagtgggctgtGGAGCCTTTTTCAGAGGGTCATGTGTTCCTGGAAACAAAAACTACACACTAAAGTCCTTGAAGCAtcttttaaacatgctttttttgACCTGCCTTCCAGATTTGTCAAGGTTTGTCTGTCTGAGGCCTAAACTGTACAGTATTTCCTTAAATGGATCTGATTGTTGAAAAATTGTAGAAGTTTGGGTTTTAGTTTCTCATTGAAGCGATGTCAGCGGGTCCTGTGGCTTGACcccttgagaaccactgctttacaccTCTCCCTCTGACACTTGGCAGTGGACTTAGTGACACAAGGCTTGCGTgtagctgctcggccatggaaacccattccatgactGCTGCGACCTTTTAgccctaatgtttgaaaaagtgCCCTTCTGGATGCCCCCCTGTGGTCCATAACACataataaagtgccctctagagtgCCCTCCCACAGAATAAAATGTTATAAAGTGCTTTCAAGGGTCCCcttccagtgcacaaagcaatgTAAAATGCCATTCAGGTTTCCCTTCTAGCAGACAAAACTGGGTTGAGTGCCCGTTAGGGCCTTGATTCTTGGTTGGTGGATTGGACCCAGACGTTGattgcaaagccattttcagtgggttgcaaataTCTGCCTGGAAAAAGTCTatgttgagcttttattttgaagtataTTTCTCCATTCCTTTGTTCCACCACATCTTTTGTTCTAGTCCAAACTGACCCACTTTACCATTTGGCAAAAGAAAGCAATTTCCTGCCCCCCCTGACTACTGGGTGCCCCAAGAAAACATAATCAGCACTTTCACTTGCATCGGCCTGTGTTCTGACAGCTGAGAATTTTAAGGGTTAACATATGCATTAACGGTGTAAAAAGTTAAGCAAACTTGGTCATGTTATAGTGGCATCAAAAGAGcagtaaataataaaatgtaaatagaatGTTTATGTTCATGTCAATTATGAGATATATATACGtatgtatacagtgcttaacaaatttattagaccaccacccaaagtaaggtttatgccacagctgcatcatgaggtgctttaatgcagactctttcattttcagtgagctctcgacgttttaccatttttaacagaaatgaggaatttcaaactgaattcacctttttatacccaaatttgagccggctcactgggcttctctgagaagtcagaaattaatctaGCATAACATTGAACCACcaaaactcattttctgttcaggaatgcaagtaaataactataatttgacatgttaatcaagaaatattaatgtgctttactattttttttttcagtttctttgtaaatcagtaccagtgctgttaatttagggcagctgtggcataaaccttactttgggtggtggtctaataaatttgtaaagcactgtgtgtgtgtatatatatatatagtttgatgaaactgttattttagcaaaattatatttgataacatttgtttattatttattttatgataaatatacaaaaatatgatcaaaaagtatatttggacaatttttgattgtttaaaCCTGACCAAGAACAAAGAATTAGTATTTAGTGTGACATATCTCTAATTTAATTTGGTCATCAGGTGTCGATTTAGAGTCTACAAATAAACCTATATTGTCATTGTACTGCCAGTACAATGATGGCCCAGGGAAAGaagctgttttttaaatctgtttgttCTGCTTTCTAAGCTTCTGTAGCGTTTACCAGAGGGCAACAGTGCAAAACCGTCATGGCCAGGGTGGGAACTGTCCTTAATGATGTTTTTGGCCTTGCTGAGGCATGAGCTGGCGATGCCTTCTAGAGAAGGCAGAGGAGAGCCGATGATATTCTCTGCTGACCTTTTTGGAGGGCCTTCCTTTTAGCAGCTGAGCAGCAAGCATACCACAGTGGATAGCAGTATGCCAGCACACTCTCAATGGTGGAGCGATTAAAGGTTCTCCTTCAGGTGGTTTTTCCTAGATGTCTTACAAGACAGGTGGTGGCAGGTCCTGACACTGGTCCAGTctagaaccactgctctagtgtGCAAAGCAACAAATGTTCATAATAGTTCATACTTCCTTGCCTGTTTTATTACAGAGGTATAGTAGATATAGTAACATAATAAAACAGTTTCCTCTTAACGTTTTTAACAATTTACTAAAAAGCATGACCATTTTTGTGCACCGCATTATCAGTTGCCCTTTCCTCATTTTTACCCTTGCACCCCCTACATCCAGCGTCCGCCACTGCTACTCTCAATTTAAACAGCTAAAACTGCTCTCACGTGTCCTGTGTTCAGATGTACAATGTTTCCGCAGTAAACTGTAGACGAGACGGGACGTGACGTCAGAGCGCCGCTAATAAACATACCGCCCACTTCACGCGCCATCTTCTACCTGGTAACCGGCCAGAATAAAACATTGTGTGAAACCTCTGTGAGTGCAGCTGTCAAAACTCGGTTTTATAAGCTATACAGAACAATGAGTGACACTGAGGATGCAAATTACAAGGGGCGGGTAAGTAATTTCCTCGAATTAGAAGTAATATCGCCCTTCCTTTCCTTTTTATCCGTGTGGCTGCCGACATTCAGCACTAACGCTAGCTAATGTGACAGTTAAATTACAGCCAAAGCTAGCTTGTTAGCCTAACGTTGGCGTTAGCTGTGCACGTTGTGTTGCTaacagtgcctgtgtttaaAAGGCAGACAGTTATTTTTATATTGTCTCAAGCCAACCGTGAtgcattttaatacattttgacGGCTAGCAAGACTGCGTAAAGCAGGGTCTTTTACAGCAGCTAGCCTAAACTCCCAGAGGACAGAcctttcttttttcagtctgtcctatttttgtctgtttaatttATTGCACCTGGCTCATTCAGTTATGAAATGAATGAGAAGCTACATGCAGCGTTTgttaatttgcatttaaaggaaGTTATCATTGTTCTCATGCAGCCTTATTGCACTTTATCTGCTCTAACATTACATCTTATCTATAATAACTCAAGTCTTAAGCCACTCTTCCTTCCCTGCTCTTATGCtcctttttctacttttttataCGATGCTACAACTCATTTAAGACCTTTACTTGTTATCATACTGTGAATTTACTCATTTGCATTCTGGAAAATGAAAACTTACTGTAGCaataatgtaaatgtactgCATTCAGTGTTCCTTTTCATCTCATCTAAAATATTCTCCTCTTCCTAAACctatgattttaattttattgaatGTTCTTTTTTCACTAAGGTTATTGATCGTGAAGGATTTGAAGAGTTTTATCCAAGAATGATGAAGACAAAATGTCAAGATAAAAGAAGGCTAATGAAAACTTGTACAGAGCAGAACATAGAAGTGGAAAGGGAGAAAATGTGACGGAAGACTGGTGTCAGATAGACGCGCTTGCGGTGTAATGGCTAAAATGAAAACTGGTGTCAGTTTGGgtgaagagaggaaaaacagaccTGGAAtcagaaaatgagaaaactgaaaaaagaagaaCGAAGAAGGATAGAAATCCTGAGAGAAGGCAGTAGCGTGTAAAGAATCTGGAAGAATGAATGTGTCCCTAGGTTAAGTAAATACACTGTTTGTGTCTCCAATgtctttttcatgaaaatgcatgttttgttttgttttcctctttgtgGCCCAGGTGGACATGAATTACTTTTGTATTTCATAGATTTAATATGTACAGttaatgaatgtaaaaaaaaaaaaaaaattattgaaatGATAAAGCTACTAACCCTTTTCTTTACAGTACATAAGCTGTgcattattagaaaaaaaatgtactttatttCTATGACATTCTCTGTCACATCTCACTACCCAGTTTTTATtctgtaaaaagaaataaatgtataTGTCCACGAGAAAGTTGTTAACATGCTGCCTTGACAATAGGGGTCACGCTCCCCGTCTAAATCTGATCGTGGGAGCCCAGAACGGGTCAAGTCAGAGAGCAGGTCCGGGACTCCGAGCCCATCCCGGGCTTCCAAACACTCTGATTCCAGATCCCGCTCCAGGTCTAAATCAAGGTATGTGGTTGCCATTTTATTATAGCTTATATTACTGTAAACACataatattaaaatatgtgacccAAAGGTGatttaatgcatttcttttttaccCTCTCATCCATTGCCTTGCCGGAAGTTTGATGACTCCCCTCCTATGCTGTGTCTCTTTCAGGTCTCGCTCAAGGCGTCACTCATACCGGCGCTACAGCCGGTCACGATCTCATTCTTACTCCCACCGGAGGAAGTCTCGCTCTCGTTCCTACAGCCCCGAATACCGCCGCAAGCAGAGCCAGAGTAATTCCCCTATGTCGAGCCGACGGCGTCACACTGGCAGCAGGGTAAGTGTAATGACAAGGCAAAGTTTACAATAAGGCAGATGAGGAAGAACACTACCCAGTTGTATTTGTATAttgatattgttattattgataacaataacaatatttCAAAATCTTAGCTTAACACAAAagtgaggaaatttgtgtttggtagattagttctttgttgtaacaatgctccttggcatttattttacaccatTCAAGGCACATTGGCTGatttgtgacaaatgctggttgaagaatgggatgccatcccaaaGCAGTATATGACcagactggtgaccagcatgagaagGAAATGCCAgattgttgtggctgtgtatggtacTTCCACACACTACTAAAGCCCCAGTTTGgtaaatgaatcaaatgataaattgccaatatgtcttcttttctttagactccaatcatccaatccaccaaacaccaaacaagagtcaatggtagaataagctgtttggcatttgcAGAGAAGATTTTGTACGTTTTTCATGGGCGTAAccaacatactcagctctgctgctcatcccaccaatgcatgttccttacaaatgtgacaccatTTTAAAGGATATAAACAGACTTCCAACGATATAAGATTTTGCCAAGAAGTATTGTGACAACAAAGAGATAATCTTCCAAACGCAAATTTCCTCACTTTATGTGCTAAGTTTAGAAATCCCCAGCTATAGCACAtagttaaaacatttaatgtatttataatttttgtATATTGATTTGAGGTCTATAATTGAAACCagcattaaaatgactgaataGCATAAGCAACTTTGAGATGACAGCAAGtaaatttatgtttgtttgttttttaaatataaaaggGAGTGTTTTTCCGATCATAAATTGATGCTGTGGGAAACCACTATGAAATGACATTTAATAACCCCTTTGTATTAACCCTCCCGTCCTTTCATTATATCAACAGAGCCATGACTACACAAAAGAAGCATACAGTCATGGCGGTGATGCTGATGTTAGGGTATGTGGaccttttgaaatattttgggaaAGAGGaatgacatgtttgttttttgaggTGCTGCTCCCTCTGTCAACAGGGCTGGTGTACTAAAAATGTCATGCTACAGTGCTTTTGATATGTGCACTTTGCAATACTGGTGCAAAGTTCAACAAGtggattttaaaattcatgcaaTCAGTATTTATAAAACTGTTCATTGTAAGATAAGTGATATGAATGTCTTGTTAAAATCAGCCATGTGTTTATCATTATTACAGTAGctagcaaaataaaaaagttagtGTTGACTATGCTTTTAAACTTTACCAGAACaatatgaaatgtgtttttcccCAGAAAGCAACtactattaaaaataaatcctgaTTATTTGAATATcagtctgtttcttttcttGCAGCACCATGCAAGATCACAGTTTGTATAATGTAAATAATGTCTATTGCTGTGATCATGCTAAGAAGAAATTACAGGACAATACAGAAAGGAGCAGGAGGCAAATGAAGTGATTTTCTGCATTGTCTAATCCTCCCAtctttttaaaagctgtttaagGGGTTATTAAAGCTGTCATAGTTTACCCACTGAGCATTTACTGTTGGAATGATACAACTGGAGATGCTAAGAGGGAAATGTTTAACAACCCCAATGTGAAAAATATACATAGATTCTTACTTtttcaattatatttttaacactGCCTTAGCTGTAAGATGGAATTCATAATTTAAGAGGAAGTATCTCATTAGTTGAGTCTACAGTCAAATCTGAGTcacttaaaacatatttaactttgtttaaccTCTAACTGAAATCaccatgtatttttaaagctgtaacGTATTTTGTGTTTCTTGGTAGACata comes from Cheilinus undulatus linkage group 16, ASM1832078v1, whole genome shotgun sequence and encodes:
- the ccdc126 gene encoding coiled-coil domain-containing protein 126, with the protein product MLGALLRRNMSQKLSLLLLVFGLAWGLMLLRYTVQQPRHQSSAELREQILELSRRYVKVLTEENQNLPGGPQGTSMAGYADLKRTIAVLLDDILTRLVKLEGKIELVANTSSTNTSHAAGGVLASAPAALQKSSKHETAGSHPGTSRLHPHIPNRPRPHQVV